The DNA window CGGCCTCAGTACTTTTTAATGATTCATGAAGAAATTGGAAGCAGCTGAATTATGacgttaaaatattaaattcgtCATCCATATGTATGTAGTCTGGCCGGTTATGGTCCCAGAAAGTAACTAAATCGATCCCTACGAACAAACACTCTGCGGCATACTCGACACGAATTCTATTTTCAATACCTATTTTTGAACACGTCAACTAACATACGGTTCAATTCCATTACAAGATCTAATTAAAACTagcaaaatatttttgacatttagaaaacaaaacaaaaatggAGATTGCTATCTAATTTCTTTCATTAACGATACCAAACTTTTTGATCTCCAATAGAAATCTATATGAATACATACGATTATCAACTctgatttgatattatttttcttctaagaaaataaaagaagaTGGCCTGAGGTGGAGGAACGCATGCTTCCAGGGAGCTCGACCAGACTCCGACATGGGCCGTTTCATTAGTCTGTGCCATCATTATTGTAATCTCTATACTTCTGGAGAAAACACTGCATAAAGTGGGAGAGGCACGAATTTGTATGTATACCTATTATTTGTTGATTTCTAACCAACTAGTTAACTAGGGATTTGATCGTGCATGGTTTTGTCAATCATCTTTAAATTAACATGTACAAGTTACAGACAAAAGACACAAACGTGCAAGTAGATTCTTGGCTGATTTTTCTGACATTCTTTCTTTCCATTGTGACTTTAACTTGCAATTAATTTTATACTTAAATTTGTAGACTTTTGAGAGGAAAAAAAAGTATTCATTGGTGGAAGCTCTGGAGAAAGTTAACGGGGGTAAAAGCAGCTCCCAACTCTAATAGCTAGcctcataatatatatatatatataaattgactcaaaatatatattttgcgCAGAGCTTATGGTTCTGGGGTTCATCTCGCTTCTACTAACATTTGGCCAAAACTACATTACCAAGTTCTGTATTCCGGAAAGGGTGGCAAACACAATGTTGCCGTGTAAATTAGATAAAGAATATCATGGGATTGGTCGCCGAAGACTCCTGTGGATGCAACGTAGAATCTTGGCAGCCAATAGTCCAGCCAAAGATTGTAAAAAGGTACCTAAATACAAGGAACAACATATTGTTTAACACACTCATCTTTTTGTTGATGCCACTAATAATAACAGGGGTATGTGCCACTAATTTCTGTCCATGGGCTACATCAGCTCCACATCTTCATATTCTTTTTGGCTGTATTTCATGTCGTTTACAGTGCCGCAACAATGATGCTCGGAAGGTTGAAGGTATTTCATCTATAGCATGTTTGGTTTAGTCTATTTCGTATTGTGAAATTATTCGTGGTCGTCTCAGATTCGTGGATGGAAAGATTGGGAAAGAGAGATTTCACATGAATATGATGTATCCAATGGTATCTATCATC is part of the Primulina tabacum isolate GXHZ01 chromosome 18, ASM2559414v2, whole genome shotgun sequence genome and encodes:
- the LOC142532525 gene encoding MLO-like protein 9, whose product is MVNMKVVDLCLEFHLPLTSLNLDIGCESYAYSPKMCQYRNINAHDTLCDDFARGGTHASRELDQTPTWAVSLVCAIIIVISILLEKTLHKVGETFERKKKYSLVEALEKVNGELMVLGFISLLLTFGQNYITKFCIPERVANTMLPCKLDKEYHGIGRRRLLWMQRRILAANSPAKDCKKGYVPLISVHGLHQLHIFIFFLAVFHVVYSAATMMLGRLKIRGWKDWEREISHEYDVSNDPSRFRLTHETSFVRGHTSSWMKTPVLFYAVCFFRHMLWSVRRADYLTPRHGFRITNV